One Candidatus Woesearchaeota archaeon DNA window includes the following coding sequences:
- a CDS encoding DUF302 domain-containing protein, with protein sequence MYGYKKKVSLGFEQAVERVRDALQKEGFGVLTEIDVQATLKKKLGVDVEKYIILGACNPPFAYQALQAEQDVGLMLPCNVIVYEKGGETFVAAILPTVAMQMIENDALRGIATEVEVRLKRAIDALEAR encoded by the coding sequence ATGTATGGCTATAAGAAGAAGGTTTCCTTAGGGTTTGAGCAGGCAGTTGAGCGGGTGAGGGACGCTTTGCAAAAGGAGGGGTTTGGTGTCTTGACCGAGATTGACGTTCAGGCGACCTTGAAAAAGAAGCTCGGGGTGGATGTTGAAAAATACATTATTCTCGGAGCGTGTAATCCTCCTTTTGCGTATCAAGCGTTGCAGGCCGAGCAAGATGTTGGTCTCATGCTCCCTTGCAATGTTATCGTGTACGAGAAAGGCGGGGAAACGTTCGTAGCAGCTATTTTGCCAACGGTGGCGATGCAGATGATTGAGAATGACGCGCTCAGGGGCATTGCAACAGAAGTGGAAGTTCGGCTGAAGAGGGCAATTGACGCTTTGGAGGCGAGGTGA